A single Xylanimonas cellulosilytica DSM 15894 DNA region contains:
- a CDS encoding MBL fold metallo-hydrolase — MILRTLGVAGSAPRPDSPASTYLVQVPADAVAAGIASGVVPDDVEVRDWNVVVDLGSGGLGYLQRHVSLHALDAVALSHLHPDHCADLSGLYVHLKYHPELGFARTGVPPHLPVYGPIDVAQRAAAMYGLHPGETMDQIYDFRNWYDGVTVRVGPLEITPRAVYHPVEAYGLRIVGPSTTRPGAAAVLAYTGDTDYCAAVVEVAQDADVLLAEAAFVQGRDDRVEPGIHLTGARAGRVAAEASVRRLVLTHLPSWTDPQVVFAEARTEYDGPATLAVPDGVEEI; from the coding sequence ATGATCCTGCGCACACTGGGCGTCGCGGGCTCCGCGCCGCGCCCCGACTCGCCCGCCTCCACCTACCTGGTCCAGGTGCCCGCCGACGCCGTCGCCGCGGGGATCGCTTCCGGCGTCGTGCCCGACGACGTCGAGGTGCGGGACTGGAACGTCGTCGTCGACCTCGGCAGCGGTGGGCTCGGCTACCTGCAACGGCACGTCTCCCTGCACGCGCTCGACGCCGTGGCGCTGAGCCACCTGCACCCCGACCACTGCGCCGACCTGTCGGGGCTGTACGTGCACCTCAAGTACCACCCGGAGCTCGGCTTCGCCCGGACGGGGGTGCCGCCGCACCTGCCCGTCTACGGTCCGATCGACGTCGCCCAGCGGGCGGCGGCCATGTACGGCCTGCACCCGGGCGAGACGATGGACCAGATCTACGACTTCCGGAACTGGTACGACGGCGTCACCGTGCGGGTGGGGCCGCTGGAGATCACCCCGCGCGCCGTCTACCACCCGGTCGAGGCGTACGGGCTGCGGATCGTGGGCCCGTCGACGACCCGGCCCGGTGCCGCCGCGGTGCTGGCCTACACGGGGGACACCGACTACTGCGCCGCGGTGGTGGAGGTCGCCCAGGACGCCGACGTGCTGCTGGCCGAGGCCGCGTTCGTGCAGGGGCGGGACGACCGCGTCGAGCCCGGCATCCACCTGACCGGTGCACGGGCCGGTCGCGTTGCCGCGGAGGCCTCGGTGCGGCGGCTGGTGCTGACCCACCTGCCGTCGTGGACCGATCCGCAGGTGGTGTTCGCCGAGGCGCGCACCGAGTACGACGGCCCGGCCACCCTGGCCGTGCCCGACGGTGTTGAGGAGATCTGA
- a CDS encoding DUF3054 domain-containing protein has protein sequence MTVSTGRAIAYDVVVVFVFLLFGSAAHDSAAQGSGHLVALGACFFAGLAAGWGVARAWRTPARVWPTGVIVWLVTVAVGVALRGVLVPDAGFAPTFLAVAAGFLAVTLLGWRALASVPPRR, from the coding sequence ATGACGGTGTCCACCGGACGGGCGATCGCCTACGACGTCGTCGTGGTGTTCGTGTTCCTGCTGTTCGGGAGCGCGGCCCACGACTCTGCCGCACAGGGATCGGGCCACCTGGTCGCGCTGGGAGCCTGCTTCTTCGCGGGCCTCGCCGCGGGCTGGGGCGTCGCCCGGGCGTGGCGCACCCCGGCCCGCGTCTGGCCGACGGGCGTGATCGTCTGGCTGGTGACCGTCGCCGTCGGCGTCGCGCTGCGCGGCGTGCTCGTCCCGGACGCCGGGTTCGCCCCGACGTTCCTCGCGGTGGCGGCCGGGTTCCTGGCCGTCACGCTCCTGGGCTGGCGAGCCCTGGCATCCGTACCCCCACGCCGCTGA
- the rdgB gene encoding RdgB/HAM1 family non-canonical purine NTP pyrophosphatase — MSVPAVEPVATPDGARLVLATHNRKKLVELIAILRSQPGLAELPDDAVVTAAELGVPEPVEDGVTFEENALIKARALARATGLAAVADDSGLAVDVLGGAPGIFSARWAGRHGDDQANLDLLLAQLGAISKPIHRRAGFVCAAALVTPDGDEEVRRGEMRGTLVDVPRGTNGFGYDPILVPDAQHPAVDGGPGNRTSAELSPEEKNAISHRGEAFRALAPAIAEALQER; from the coding sequence ATGAGCGTCCCGGCGGTCGAGCCTGTCGCGACTCCCGACGGTGCCCGGCTCGTCCTGGCCACGCACAACCGCAAGAAGCTCGTCGAGCTCATCGCGATCCTGCGCTCCCAGCCGGGCCTGGCCGAGCTGCCCGACGACGCCGTGGTCACCGCGGCGGAGCTCGGCGTCCCCGAGCCGGTCGAGGACGGCGTCACCTTCGAGGAGAACGCGCTGATCAAGGCCCGCGCGCTCGCCCGCGCCACAGGCCTGGCCGCCGTGGCGGACGACTCGGGCCTCGCCGTCGACGTCCTGGGCGGCGCCCCCGGCATCTTCTCGGCCCGGTGGGCGGGGCGGCACGGCGACGACCAGGCGAACCTGGACCTGCTGCTGGCCCAGCTCGGCGCGATCAGCAAGCCGATCCACCGCCGCGCCGGCTTCGTCTGCGCCGCCGCGCTGGTCACGCCCGACGGCGACGAGGAGGTCCGCCGCGGCGAGATGCGCGGCACCCTGGTCGACGTGCCACGCGGCACGAACGGCTTCGGCTACGACCCGATCCTGGTCCCCGACGCGCAGCACCCCGCCGTCGACGGCGGGCCGGGCAACCGCACCAGCGCGGAGCTCAGCCCGGAGGAGAAGAACGCGATCAGCCACCGCGGCGAGGCGTTCCGCGCCCTGGCCCCGGCGATCGCGGAGGCTCTCCAGGAGCGGTGA